The DNA window CTTCAATTCGCAAACACTATCTAAGAATCCTTGCTTGTCTAATCCCTTTTGGCATCTTTCTTGCCAAGCTTTCACATCACTAGAAACAAAGGCGTTTTCTAAACTAAAAAGCGGTATGTGATGCTGAACTGATACAAACTGAGTGGTTGGTTTCTCGCCTACGCGCTGCGTGGGGCTATCAGGCGTAATCAGTTGTGGATATTGCGCTTCAAGTGATTGCAATTCCCGATAGAGCGCGTCATAAACTGAATCCTCCATTGTGGGAGCATCTAGGACATAGTATTCATAACTAGTGCGTTGCAGTACTTTGCGTAGTTCTAGTAATCTTGCTTGAATTTCAAGATTGGGGAAGATTTCAGTCACAATATTGCTGTATTACAAAACTTGATGTGCTTAATTATATATCAGTCGGGGATTTGTCTTATTTAGATGGATTTTTAATTGCGCCCATGAAGAGGATTGTGCCTGTTTGGCGATCGCTAATGGCAAAGAAAAATGGGCGATCAATAATCATCTGGGCACTTTCTGAGTCTGGTGAATTAAGCCCTCTTGTCATACCAACAGAAGTAACTGCCGCCGCTTCAGTTCCTTGCTCATTCACATCGACAAAAGTTTTGTGCTTCACTTCATTGATAAAGGCTCTTTCTGCTGAAAGATTACTAAAGTCTGCATCTGATCTAAAAGCAATTTGCATACCCATATTTTGGAGAGTATTAATGAGATCAATACCATATTCTATTTTAAAACTTGGTAATTGGATAAATACTTCTCTTTTCTCAAACTTATCTGACCAAACCTGCCAATTTTTTGCTGTTAATAGTTTTTGGAACACCGTTAGATTAGATGTAGACTTCGGCAAGAAGATGTCCATACTATAGCGTGTAGACCGATAGGGAAGTTTAACAGCTTGAAACTCAGGTGTGTCAAGATATGGATAGAACTCTGTCTGTGACATCGCTGGATGTTGAATCTTTGTGCCATTATCTAGAGTAAAAGGCTTTGGCTTAGTATTTGACTTATTAAAAGGCTTTCTCCATCCACTTTTGAAATAAATAGCGTTAACCAAAATGATTGTAGTGCTACTGTCCGTTTCCTCTATGATTTTACTGATTTTACCTTTAGTTTTTTGTTTCACCCAATCATTGATGATAGTTGCGGCATTGACATCGCTAAAGTCAAGATTGCTTAGTTTTGCTTGATAGTAAGTTTTTGTATTGTCTACAAACGATTGTTTTAAAGGAAAATCCTTATTTGCCCACAGTGAGTTGGCAATACTAATCTCAGTGCCGTTATCACTATTCAAAAGCGATTCTTGCAGTATTCGATTGAAGTTATTCACTTCTCCGATCGCAATACCTTGCACCTCTAAAGTTCTCGACATAGCACTTTGAGTCTCTCCACTCGCACCGTTATAGGTCATTGATAGGGCGAGTGATATGCTTAGAGGTGAAATAAATATATTCTTATTTATTTGTTTTTTAGCAATACGATCAAATAGATTGAAACTAAAACGATGGCTTGCCTCAATCAATCGTGTATCAAGATTTAATTGGCGATTACGCTCGGAATTTCTTGGCTTTTGAGTTGGAATGACTGCAATAGGCGACGATTGGCTAATAGGTAAAGTAGCCGAGCTAGCACTATCTGAAGCACTCACTCCCATAAGTAATGAGGCTAATAAACTAGTAGCAGTAATACGATCGCAGTTCTTCATATAAAAGCAGTTTAAGTATTATATAAACATGATGATAAGCGATCGCCTACTATCTACAATTACGTCACTTTGGCGTATATCTGTCGCCCAAATAATAAAAAAGCCCTGTAATGCAGGGCTTTTTTATTATTTGGGGTTTTTAATTGCACCCATAAAGATGATTGTGCCAGTTTGCCGATCGCTAATTGCAAAGAAAAATGGACGATTGACAATCATCTGAAATGGAGGTTCTTCAGAAGGCATCGCTGAGGTTACTTTCATCTCGATAGAAGTCGCTGCGGCTGCTTCTGTTCCTTCTTCGTTGACTTCGACAAAGGTTTTATGCTTTACGTCTCCGATAAAGGCTTTAACGTTTGAGAGATTACGAAAATCTGCCTTGTCTGGCTCAAATGCGATCGCCATACCCATATTTTCCAAAGCTGATTTGAGACTAGTCTCATATTCCACTTTAAAGCGCGGTAATTGAATCAAGCCTTCTTTGCGAGTGAATTTCATTGACCATTCTTGCCAATTCTTTGCAGTCAGTTGCTTCTGAAACTCTAAAAGATTTGATTTAGACTTTGGCAAGAAAATCTCCATACTGAAGCGTCCAGTGCCATAGGGAAGACTAATCGCTTGAAAAGTCGGTGCGTCGTAATAGCGATACTCACCCGATCGCGACATGGCAGGATGTTGGATCTTTGTACCATCAGCAAGGGTAAAGGGCTGTGGCTTAGTGAGAGATTTTTCAAAGGGAGATTCCCATTTACCTTTAAAGTAAACTGCATTAATTAAAAAGAGCATACTATCTAGCTCAATGCGATCAACAATTTTATCGATTTTGTCCTTGGTATTTTTCTTTACCCAAGCATTAATCGTATTTGCGGCATTAGGATCTTTAAAGTCAAGGTTGCTGATTTCGGCTTGATAGAATTCCTTCACTTTATTTAGAAAAGTCTTCTCTAATGCAATATCCTTTCGCGCCCAGAGTGAGTTCGCAATACTTAACTCGACGTTTGTATCGCCATTGGCTAGTAATTTTTGGATGTTCCGATTGTAGTCATTCACCTCATCTATTTTGATGCCTTGCAATTCTAAAGCCTTAGCGATCGCCTCTTGGGTCTCGCCACTCGCGCCGTTATAGGTCATCGATAAGGCGATCGCTACACTCGAAGGGGAGATAAATATATTCTTATTAGGATCTTGCTTGGCAATGCGATCAAATAGATTAAATCCAAAACTGGTACTTGCTTGAACTAATCGATCATCCAGTTTTACTTTGCGATTATTTGGACGATTATCAATAATTGGTTTTGGAGATTCAGCGATATTAGTTGGCGCTGGACTCACTGTGCTAATTAGTGAAACTTGAGGATTACGAGTGTCTGGGACTGCACATCCTATTAAGGCTAAAGCTAACAGACTAATGAGAGTGGCTCGATAACAAGTGTTCATAATGCTGATTTTAAGATGTCTATACTTCTATGCTTTTAGTTTAGGACATAATTTACGATCGCCTAACGCTGTTACATTTTCTGTAACTCCAGTTTGAGCTAGGTGAGGTTTTGCCATGAAAAATAGCGATCGCCTAAATCCATCATCACGAATTAGCAAGGCGATCGCATCAAAGAAACCAAAGATCGTAAATTTATCTCTACTGATACTGATATGAGCCGTGAATTAAGCTAATGTAGATACAATATAGATACATTGACGGTGATTTTTATGACTGCCGCGATCGCTAAGTGGGGTAATAGTTTGGCTGTACGCATTCCTCAAGCTATAGCCGAACAGGTGCAAATTCAAGCTGGAAGCGAAATCAGTATTGATATTATTGATGGCAAGATTGTTTTGACACCGCATCAGCGTAAAAAATATACTCTAGATGAATTGCTGAATGGCATGACCTCTGAGCATCTCCATGCAGAAATTCCTACGGGTGTTTCTGTTGGGAATGAAGTATGGTAAAGCTATACATCCCTGATCGTGGTGATATTGTCTGGCTAGATTTCGATCCACAGGCTGGACATGAACAATCTGGATATCGTCCCGCTTTTGTGATTTCGCCGATCGCCTATAATCAAAGGTCTAATTTGGCTCTGATTTGTCCGATTACTTCTAAAATTAAGGGATGGAAGTTTGAAGTTCAGCTCACGGATACTAAGGCTAAGGGAGTGATTCTTGCTGATCAGATTAAGAGTTTAGATTGGCAAGCGAGAAAGATTGATTTTATTGAGAAGGCTTCTGCAAGTATTATTGATGAAGTTATCGGCAAAATTGAGGCGTTATTAATCTAGCACTTAAAAAAATATGGAAGATAAAATCAGATACAAAGAAATACTTTTACCTTCTGAAGAGCCATTCTTAAGTTATTCAGTTGGTGAATCTAAATCACTTGAGCCATTATCTTTAGTAAATATATTTATCGGCTCAAATAATTGTGGTAAGAGCAGATTAATCCGCTCTTTATTCTATCTAAAATTTTTTAGATATAAAACGAATAAATATGATGCAACAGATTGCCATAATTTACTAAAAGAACTTGATAGGGACTTTCAATTGGTTTTTACTAATACACGCCCAAATGTAACGGTAGTTGGAGATATTTCTATCACATACATAGAGGAAAAGTTACAAGCTCAAGACAGAGACTTTATTGATTGTAATAATCCAATATATAAAGTTATTGAAGATATTTTGCAAACCCTTATCAACATAACTGAAACCACAGCTAAAAAAGAAGAGCTTTATGCATATCCAATTAGGTTCATTGGTGAAAGTTCTAAGAAAGAGTTTGACAAACTTAATATTGATTTAAAGTTGGGTAGTGAGAGACGATATTACATACCTAGTCTTAGAGGGATGCGTCCCTTATTAGAAGATCAGAATATAAGTTGTAAAAGCAGAATAAAGAAAGAACATAATGTATACGAAAATAGAACTAAGAAAGATTACTTTGGCAAAGATACTCTATTAGAGAATATGAAAATATTTACAGGGCTTGAGTTATATCAAACTCTGAAGGAAAAACTACTTGGTGAACCAGATGAAAGAAAACAGGTGAGAAAGTTTGAGGAGTTTCTATCGGAGAACTTTTTTGAGAATAAAGAAGTAACTTTAATACCCAGAGAGAAAGAGCCAAAAGTAGTTCACATTAAAATTGGTGAGGAGCCTCAATTTCCAATTTATAACTTAGGTGATGGTTTACAAAATCTAATTATTTGTACTTTTAACATTTTTATGGAAAAAGAAAGGTGTCTTTTCTTTATGGAAGAACCTGATATGTTTATGCATCCGTCAATGCAAAGAGCATTCTTAGAAGTACTATCAAAAGTTGATCGACATCAATATTTCATCACTTCTCACTCTAATCATTTCCTAGATATGACAATTGATTTTGCCAATATCTCAGTATTTCATTTCTCTAAACATGAAGATACTCAACCACAGTTTCATATTCGCCCATCTTCACCACGCGATAGAGAAATACTACTTGACTTAGGAGTAAGAAACTCATCTGTCTTTATTACTAACGCAACAATTTGGGTTGAAGGTAAAACAGATCGTCTTTATCTCAAAGCTTACATGAAAAAATATATTGATGAGTTAGAGTATAGCGATCCTAAAAAATATAGTGAACTAATTAAACTAAAAGAAGATTACCATTACTCGTTTGTAGAATATCAAGGCGCAAATTTAACCCATTGGAGTTTCGAGCCAGATGAAAAAGAAACAAAAGAGATTAAAGCTAGTTATGTTTGCGCCCATGCTTTTCTTATCGCTGATGGTGATGTAGCCACCAAAGGCGATCGTAAGCAAATATATACCGACATGCTAGGCGATAGATTTTATCTTCTTGAAGTAAAAGAAATTGAAAACCTTCTACCAGTTGAAGTACTAAGAGAAATAGTTGCCAATAAGTTTGAGAACCATCAAGTAGATATAAATTCTATCGATTACAAAAAATATTCAAAGCCTAAGATTCCTTTAGGAGAGTATCTTGATAGTCTTTTACCACAGCCACTAGAGAGGGCAGTTTTCGCTGAAAAATCTGGAACAATCAAAGCAAAAGGTACATTCTGTGATTCTGCTGTCAAATTTATACAAGATACTAAATGGTCATTAAAAAACTATCGCAAAATTAAAATTCTCTGTGAGAAAATTTTTAACCATATAATCACTCAAAACAAGAATTCTTAAAATTAAATAAATGAGGATAAAAAACATGAAAACGATCGCTATTCAAATAGACGAAGACATTGCCCAAGCATTTCAATCTTCACAACCAGAGCAACAACAACAGATTCAAGCATGGCTCAATCAGTGGATGAGACAAGCCTTGAAAATCAGTAAATTACAAAATACAATGGATAGACTTAGTGATGAGACTGTAGCCAATGGATTAACTCCAGAGATTTTACAAACAATTATCAGAGGTTATTAACATGGGAAGTATTACAATTCAAGTCGATGCTGAAGTTGCTAAGGCTTATCAGGAAATCAACTCTACCAACCGTAAAAAGATAGAAATGCTATTTAATATTTTGGTACAAAAAGAGTTAAAAGAAATATCCTTAATGCAAATTATGGATAATATTGGCTATCAAGCTGAAAAGAACGGACTAACTCCTGAAATTTTAGAATCAATTCTTGCTGATGAAGATTAATCGAGTTGTTTTTGATACGAACGTCATTGTCAGTGCTTTGATGTTTCCTCGTTCTTTGCCAAGACAAGCATTTAACATTGCTTATTCCACAGATAATATTTTACTATCCACAGCAACTATCTTAGAACTGGAGGAAGTTCTAAGGCGCAAAAAATTTGATAAATATTTATCAATGGAAGAGCGTGTACAATTCATTGCTAGATTTTTTGTCGATGCAGAAATCATCGAAATCAAGGAAAAAATTACTGCATGTCGCGATCGCAAAGATGATAAGTTCTTAGAACTGGCTGTCAACGGTAAGGCGAGTTACATCATCACTGGCGATCAAGATTTGCTTGTGCTAAATCCATTTCAAGATATTGCAATTATTTCTGTATCAGATTATTTAAGTTTGTCTTGAATAGGCGATCGCAAAGTTAGCTATAGACAGTTAGGTCTGAGATTCGATCGCACCTTCGGCATCATTAGCGATCGCCTTTAGGCGATCCAACATATCCGCAGTCACGTCTTGCCACATCCCACGCTGATTCGCTTCTAGTAAGCGTTCCGACATATCTCGCAACGCCCAAGGATTGCTAGATTTGATGAAATTCTGGACTTCAGGATTAAAGATATAGGCTTCCGAAACTCCCTCATACATAAAGTCCGAAACGCAGTTAGTCGTAGCATCATAAGCAAACAGATAATCGAGCGTTGCCGACATCTCAAAAGCTCCTTTATAACCGTGACGCATCGCTCCTGCGATCCATTTGGGATTGACGACACGCGATCGATAAACCCGCGCAATCTCTTCACTCAATTTACGAACCTTGGGCTGTGCCATCCGTGAATTATCGCCAAAGTATACTTCTGGCGCATTGCCAGATATCGAGGCGATTGCTGCGGTCATCCCACCCTGAAACTGATAATAATCATCGGAATCGAGAATGTCATGCTCGCGATTGTCCTGATTTTGCAGCACGATTTGCATATTGCCGAGCCGTTGATTAAAGGCTTCAGGAGCAGATTTACCCTCAGACTTGCTAGTGTAGGCATAGGCGCTCCAATTAATATAGGCACGGGCTAGATCCTGCTCGCTCTCCCAGTTTTGCGACTCGATCAAACCCTGCAAACCAGCACCATAAGCACTCGGCTTCGAGCCAAATACCCGATAACGCGATCGCTCTTCTGCTTGTTCTATGGTCAGCCCTTCAGATTGCCAGCGAGTAGATTCTTCTTGAACTTTTGCCGCAAGCGGATTTTGATCGGCAGGTTCGTCAAGATTCGCCACTGCATTCACCGCACTATCAAATAAATCGATGAGATTGGGAAATGCATCTCGAAAGAATCCCGAAATTCGCAAGGTCACATCCACACGGGGACGACCCAGAATCGACAATGGCAAGATCTCAAAATCAATCACGCGCCGCGATACGCCATCCCAAACAGGTTGCACGCCAAGCAAAGCCAGAGCTTCAGCAAGATCATCGCCACCCGTTCGCATTGTCGAAGTTCCCCAAATCGATAGCCCCAAGGTTTGCGGATATTCGCCATGTTCTTGAGTATAGGTTTCGATCAGCACATCCGCAGCCTTGCGCCCAATATCCCAAGCCGTTTCTGTCGGCACTGCACGAATATCCACCGAATAGAAATTGCGTCCAGTGGGCAGTACCTCGGGTCTGCCTCTAGTTGGTGCTCCTGATGCGCCACTTGGAATATATTCACCATTGAGTCCACGCAGGAGATTCGTGATTTCTTGATTGGTTTTGTAGAGAGATGGCAAAAGGCGATCGCGAATCCATATTAGTTCTGTCGCAATTTCGCCCCCCTTTGCAAGGGGGGTAGGGGGGATCTCTTCAATAATCTGTGCCACCAAATCCGCCGCATATTCCTCTATAACTTCAACCGCATCACCAATAATTCTACAATTCGCTAAGCGTGGATGAGAACTTGCTGGAAGTAAATCACCTAAATCCGCAGTCAATGGATCGAAATCTAAACCCCAATCTTGCGCGATCGCTCTAGTCAAACCCATCCGATTAGCTGTAGGATTGCGGGCGATCGCAACGACTAAATCCCTTAACTGCCGACCTTCTGGACATTGCCCGAAGATATGCAACCCATCTCGAATTTGAGCTTCCTTAATTTCGCAGAGATAACCATCGGCAGTGGTGAGAATTGTATTCAGCGAATCCTCTAAACGGTCTAGGGAAATCCCCAAATCTTGATGGAGATGTTCCTGCTTGATGGTTTCTATAAGGCGATCGCGAATCATCCCCAAACGCGAAGGATCGAGAGTTTCCGCTTCGTAATATTCATCAATTAAGCCTTCTAATTGCTGCAAACCACCATATAGCTCAGCGCGAGTCATCGGCGGCGTAAGATGATCGAGAATTACCGCTTGCGATCGCCTTTTGGCTTGAGAGCCTTCCCCAGGGTCGTTAACGATAAAGGGATAAAAATGCGGCATCGCACCAAAGGCGGCTTCAGGATAGCAATTTTCCGACAGAGCTACGCTCTTTCCTGGGAGCCATTCAAGGTTGCCATGCTTGCCGATATGGGCGATCGCATGGGCGTTAAACTTGTTGCGCACCCAATGATAGAAAGCCATATAGTCATGGGTCGGCTCTAAATCTGGCGCATGGTAATTGAGTGTAGGATCGAGGTCATAGCCACGAGATGGTTGAATCCCGACAAAAATATTGCCAAATTGGATACCAGCGATCTCAAATTCTTTTGCTTGTCTCGGCTCACTCCATCTTGACTTAATTCCATTTTGGACAAGCTCTGGCAAATTCTGGAAATAGTTTTGATAATCTTCTAAGGATAGCGATTGATAGACCTGACGCACCCCAAAGGATTCACGATCGTTGGTTACACCTGTCGTTAATAACTTCATCAGTTCATCGCTAGTTTCAGGGATTTCCCCAACGCTATAGCCCGAACTTCGCAAAGCTTTGAGAATCTCCAAACAACTCGCTGGCGTATCTAAACCCACACCATTCGCTAATCTGCCATCACGATTGGGATAGTTAGCGAGAATCAACGCAATCTTGCGATCGCCCACATTGGTATGCTTTAGCTGTAACCATTTCGCCGCCAGATCAGCCACAAAATTAATTCGCGATCGCACGGGTTCATAGGTCAGCACTTCCGTTTGTAAGGCAAGATTTTGCCCCTGCATCGCTTTAAAAGAAACTGCCCTAGTGATAATCCTGCCATCGACTTCAGGCAAAACCACATTCATCGCCATATCGCGAGGATTTAATCCCTGCGTACCATTCGCCCAAGTTTTCTTCAGCCCACCACTAAAAATCACCTGAAACACAGGCACATTCAAAGCTTCCCATAGATCGACTTGCGGCGTATCCGTTTTTAAACTCGCTAAAGAGAAGCTAGTCGTATTCATAATTACATCAACTTTTTGACCAGATTCAGGCAAGCAATAGCGAATTAATTCCGCTTGCACATCGGGTTCCTTTAAGGATGAAACATAAATTGGTAAAGGCGTGAGATTCCTTGCATGTAAAGCTTCACATAAAGCGGCGATCGCTGATGTATTTCCCGATAAATAATGAGCACGATAAAAAAGAATCGCCACTAGTCCGAGATCCCCCTCAATCCCCCTTAAAAAGGAGGAAGCATTTTCTTCTCCCCCCTTTCTCAAGGGGGGCTGGGGGGGATCAACTTCTAAAACGGAGACAGAAGATTGAGGAGCTGTAAATTCATATATGCCAATGCGCGGCACTGGCTGCGGTATTTGGTATTCTATCGCAATTGCTAAAAATTCCTTGGCAATAAACTTCAATAAATTCTGATAATTACTAACTCCTGCTTCGATGAAATATTGCCAAGCCTGATTCACCAAAGTTAGAGTTGTTGTGGAATGGCTAGTTAAATTCGGGTCAGGATGCTCATCTCCTGGCAACACTATCAAGACTGCACCAGTATTTGCCACAGTTTCCTTAACCACCTCTAATCCATAGCTCCAGTAAGATTGTCCTCCAATCAATCTAACAATAATTACTTTGGCACTTCCTAAAATCTCTTCTGCATAGGTATCGATCGCTATTTGTTGCTGCAATTGCAATACATTCACCACCCGAATCTGCGGAAAATCTTCAGGTAATTGAGCAGTAGCCGCCGCAAGGGTCTGGATATCCGTATCGGCAGCCGTGATAATGACAATCGGCGCAGGTTGCTGATCGACAAAAACAACGCTGTCGGTGGACTGGTTCCAGCCGCCTGAAATAGTAGCGATACGATGCATTAGTTATCCAAATAGCAATGAGCAGCTATGACATTATATCGCTCTAAAACCCAAAAGGGATTTGCGGCGCTTCGCGCCGCAAATCCCTTTTGGGTTTTATGTCTTAGCAGCTATGCTCAAAGCCACAGCCTCAGCGACTTTAATGCCATCAATTCCCGCCGAGAGGATACCTCCTGCATAGCCAGCGCCTTCACCCGTAGGAAAAAGTCCTTCCACATTTAAACTTTGATATTTCTCATTGCGTTTAATCCTGATTGGCGAAGATGTGCGCGTTTCTACACCCGTGAGCATCGCATCATCCATCGCAAATCCTTTGATTTGTTTGTTAAAGGCAGGTAAAGCCTCTCGAATGGCAGCGATCGCATATTCTGGCAAACTCTCACTCAAATCCCCCAAATGGACATTGGGAGCATAGGAAGGATGTACTTTGCCTAGCTCTTGAGAAGGGCGATCGGCAAGAAAATCACCAACGAGTTGAGCTGGAGCCGCATAGGTTCCACCACCAAGCTCAAAAGCGCGAGATTCTAAACGGCGCTGTAGATCAATTCCTGCTAGAGGATGTTCTGGATAATCTTCGGGAGTAATCCCAACGACAATGCCACTATTGGCATTGCGTTCATTTCGTGAATATTGACTCATGCCATTAGTCACCACCCTTCCGACTTCTGAAGTTGCTGCTACAACTAGCCCCCCTGGACACATGCAGAAGCTATAAACAGAACGTCCATTTTTACAATGATGCACCAATTTATAATCAGCAGCACCTAAAATCTTATGACCTGCATAATCACCAAATCTTGCGCGATCGATCAAATCTTGAGGATGTTCAATTCTAAATCCAATCGAGAAAGGTTTGGCTTCAATATATACGCCGCGATCATAAAGCATTTGGAAGGTGTCACGGGCACTATGTCCGATCGCTAGAACGATCTGATTGCTGGCGATATATTCTCCATTCGCTAGGATAACTCCCTTCGCTTTACCATCTTGAATGTCAATATCTTCCACCCGACTTTGAAAGCGAATTTCTCCGCCGAGAGCTTGGATCTGGGAACGAAAACTTTGAACTATACCGACGAGCTTAAGTGTGCCAATATGCGGTTTATTAATGTAAAGAATTTCAGGAGAAGCACCAGCATTCACAAATTCATGCAGGACTTTGCGCCCATAATGATGCGGATCTTTGACTTGACTATAGAGTTTGCCATCGGAGAAAGTACCCGCGCCACCTTCACCAAATTGAGCATTAGATTCGGGATTAAATTCGGCTCTTCCTTTCCAGAAATTAAATGTGTCAGCCGTGCGATCGCGTACTGCCTTACCTCGTTCCAAAATAATTGGACGAAATCCCATTTGTGCCAACATCAACCCCGCAAACATACCTGCTGGTCCCATACCGATCACGATCGGGCGAGTAGTTAGTGTGCTGGGAGCCTTGGCTACATAGTGATAACTGGTGTCAGGCGTAGGTATGACATGGGGATCTTTAGCGAAGCGATCGCTTAATTGCTTCGCTAAAGGTGTTTCGATATCGACGAT is part of the Pseudanabaena sp. BC1403 genome and encodes:
- a CDS encoding NAD(P)/FAD-dependent oxidoreductase, whose amino-acid sequence is MLRLTEIKLPLDHPEDAIKSAILKKLQIKSEELTSYSIFKRSYDARRKTDIYLVYIVDIETPLAKQLSDRFAKDPHVIPTPDTSYHYVAKAPSTLTTRPIVIGMGPAGMFAGLMLAQMGFRPIILERGKAVRDRTADTFNFWKGRAEFNPESNAQFGEGGAGTFSDGKLYSQVKDPHHYGRKVLHEFVNAGASPEILYINKPHIGTLKLVGIVQSFRSQIQALGGEIRFQSRVEDIDIQDGKAKGVILANGEYIASNQIVLAIGHSARDTFQMLYDRGVYIEAKPFSIGFRIEHPQDLIDRARFGDYAGHKILGAADYKLVHHCKNGRSVYSFCMCPGGLVVAATSEVGRVVTNGMSQYSRNERNANSGIVVGITPEDYPEHPLAGIDLQRRLESRAFELGGGTYAAPAQLVGDFLADRPSQELGKVHPSYAPNVHLGDLSESLPEYAIAAIREALPAFNKQIKGFAMDDAMLTGVETRTSSPIRIKRNEKYQSLNVEGLFPTGEGAGYAGGILSAGIDGIKVAEAVALSIAAKT